Proteins encoded together in one Candidatus Chromulinivoraceae bacterium window:
- the atpA gene encoding F0F1 ATP synthase subunit alpha, producing MADIAVTELAAELRDAIAGLETSGNLENVGIVTRVGDGVAWVHGLRSAGFSEMLEIETNEGIVEAFALNLMEDEIGAVLLGSDEHVSAGNTVRLRGTVLEVPVGPELLGRVVDPLGRPLDGGPAIKTKQMGLVEREAIGVLGRKHVHEPLMTGIMAIDAMFPIGRGQRELIIGDRQTGKTAIAIDTMINQGRQKTGVVNVYVAIGQKLSKIARLIDRLKQEGVMEQTIIVATGPSDPASMLYLAPYAATAMGEYFRDNKQHALMIYDDLTKHAVAYRQMSLLLRRPPGREAYPGDVFYLHSRLLERSAKLSDDLGGGSLTALPIIETQAGDISAYIPTNVISITDGQIFMETDLFYQGIRPAISAGLSVSRVGGDAQTKAVKSVSGHLKLGLSQFRELASFAQFGSDLDAETKAQIERGQRLTELLKQIQYQPMGVWELVASIYAVNEGALDNVTVAKIKDAQASLLTKLWTEHKEDMRALNKGDKPDEKMLSLIKKVAVSVAKGFEG from the coding sequence ATGGCTGATATAGCAGTAACAGAACTAGCTGCCGAGCTACGCGATGCGATAGCCGGGCTAGAGACCTCTGGAAACCTCGAGAACGTTGGAATCGTCACCCGAGTCGGCGATGGTGTCGCCTGGGTTCACGGCCTACGAAGTGCTGGGTTTTCCGAGATGCTCGAAATTGAAACCAACGAAGGCATTGTAGAAGCCTTCGCGCTTAACTTGATGGAAGACGAAATTGGCGCAGTGCTCTTAGGCAGTGACGAGCACGTCTCTGCGGGAAACACAGTACGCCTTAGGGGTACAGTCCTTGAGGTTCCTGTTGGCCCAGAGCTCCTCGGTCGTGTCGTTGACCCACTTGGTCGTCCACTTGATGGCGGCCCTGCCATCAAGACTAAACAAATGGGGCTTGTGGAGCGTGAAGCAATCGGCGTTCTTGGCCGTAAGCACGTTCACGAACCACTTATGACGGGTATTATGGCGATTGATGCTATGTTCCCTATCGGCCGTGGTCAGCGTGAGTTGATCATCGGTGACCGCCAAACCGGTAAAACGGCTATTGCTATTGATACGATGATCAACCAAGGTCGTCAAAAGACCGGCGTAGTGAACGTATATGTGGCAATTGGTCAGAAGCTTTCAAAGATTGCTCGTTTGATCGATCGACTCAAGCAAGAAGGCGTCATGGAGCAGACAATTATTGTGGCGACTGGTCCTAGCGATCCAGCTTCAATGCTATATCTTGCACCGTACGCTGCAACAGCTATGGGAGAATACTTCCGTGACAACAAACAGCACGCGCTGATGATTTACGATGACCTAACAAAGCACGCTGTTGCCTACCGTCAGATGTCACTACTTCTTCGTCGTCCACCAGGACGCGAGGCGTACCCAGGTGATGTGTTCTATCTTCACTCTCGTCTGCTCGAGCGTTCTGCTAAACTTTCTGACGATCTTGGCGGTGGTAGTCTTACTGCCCTTCCTATCATTGAAACGCAGGCTGGTGATATTTCTGCCTACATTCCAACCAACGTCATCTCCATTACAGACGGACAGATCTTTATGGAAACGGATCTCTTTTACCAGGGTATTCGTCCAGCTATCTCGGCCGGTCTCTCAGTGAGTCGTGTCGGTGGTGATGCGCAGACGAAGGCAGTTAAGAGTGTGAGCGGTCACCTCAAGCTTGGCTTGAGTCAGTTCCGTGAACTTGCAAGCTTTGCTCAGTTTGGTAGTGATCTTGATGCTGAAACAAAGGCTCAGATTGAGCGTGGCCAACGTCTTACAGAGCTTCTTAAGCAAATCCAGTACCAACCAATGGGTGTTTGGGAACTCGTTGCAAGCATCTACGCAGTAAACGAAGGTGCGCTTGATAATGTTACTGTTGCTAAGATTAAAGATGCACAGGCATCTCTTCTAACAAAGCTTTGGACCGAGCACAAAGAGGATATGCGCGCACTTAACAAGGGTGATAAACCTGATGAAAAGATGCTAAGCCTCATTAAAAAAGTTGCCGTATCGGTTGCTAAGGGATTTGAGGGCTAG
- a CDS encoding F0F1 ATP synthase subunit delta, producing the protein MAGRLSRRKIALYAADKLHAGAKSSDVIKEVAAYLVDTRRTRELDLLVRDIEGELAARGTVIADVTTARPLTEALKKQIGTLVQAKSLHVRETIDSSILGGMRVDIPGKRFDGTLRRKLVALKEKQL; encoded by the coding sequence ATGGCGGGCCGTTTGTCGCGCCGTAAGATCGCTCTCTATGCCGCTGATAAGCTGCATGCGGGTGCTAAATCATCCGATGTCATAAAAGAGGTTGCAGCGTACTTGGTAGATACTCGCCGAACACGCGAACTCGATCTCCTCGTTCGGGATATCGAAGGAGAGTTAGCTGCTCGCGGGACGGTTATAGCTGATGTTACGACCGCCCGACCTCTGACCGAGGCGCTTAAGAAGCAGATTGGTACGCTCGTTCAGGCAAAAAGCCTGCATGTGCGTGAGACAATCGATTCAAGCATACTTGGTGGCATGCGAGTTGATATTCCGGGTAAACGGTTTGATGGAACGCTCCGCCGTAAATTGGTAGCACTTAAAGAAAAGCAATTATAA
- the atpF gene encoding F0F1 ATP synthase subunit B: MNILGQFAEAAPSGDLFTALGIDWKMLVFQLVAFVILVFLLGKFVYPSLMKAVDKRQANIEEAARASESAQKQADKTKTEVEELLKQARQDASSILTTAKEEANAAAERADAKAKARAERIVADAHEQVEKDIVAARKALHNETLTLVALATEKVVGKAMTDKIDEKVIATSLEEAK; encoded by the coding sequence ATGAATATATTAGGACAATTTGCAGAAGCTGCTCCATCTGGAGATCTGTTCACTGCGCTTGGCATCGACTGGAAGATGCTTGTCTTTCAGCTTGTCGCGTTTGTAATACTCGTTTTTTTGCTTGGCAAATTCGTTTATCCAAGCCTTATGAAGGCTGTCGATAAACGCCAGGCAAACATCGAAGAAGCTGCCCGCGCAAGCGAGTCGGCGCAAAAGCAAGCCGATAAGACAAAGACCGAGGTTGAAGAACTTCTTAAGCAAGCACGCCAAGATGCAAGTAGTATTTTGACGACAGCTAAAGAAGAAGCTAATGCTGCAGCTGAACGTGCGGACGCGAAGGCGAAAGCCCGTGCCGAGCGTATCGTTGCTGATGCTCACGAGCAAGTCGAAAAAGACATCGTTGCTGCACGCAAGGCGCTTCATAATGAGACGCTCACGCTCGTGGCACTTGCAACCGAAAAAGTTGTTGGTAAAGCGATGACAGATAAGATCGATGAAAAAGTAATCGCTACCTCGCTCGAGGAGGCGAAGTAA
- a CDS encoding ATP synthase F0 subunit C, which produces MNQLAFGLTYALPALGAALGVGFIGAGALNALGRNPEKLSDIRTLMITAIVFSDSLAIIGIVVAIIAKFL; this is translated from the coding sequence ATGAATCAATTAGCATTCGGCCTTACCTACGCACTGCCAGCTCTTGGTGCTGCCCTTGGTGTTGGTTTTATTGGCGCAGGTGCCCTAAACGCACTTGGACGCAACCCAGAAAAGCTAAGTGATATTCGTACGCTCATGATTACCGCTATTGTGTTCTCAGACTCACTAGCAATTATCGGTATCGTTGTTGCGATTATCGCCAAGTTCCTCTAA
- the atpB gene encoding F0F1 ATP synthase subunit A has protein sequence MINNFAALDIHISLASQALFTVLGFRVTNSMMTGVLSLVIFLAVFIYTSQMVKRNKYNRFVGLIQWAFEGMLSQVNSIIPDKKLARKITPLAMTLFFYVLISYWMSILPGLDTITYNGVPVLRSVAADMNFTFAIAILALVITQIYAIRAHGPVGNIKRYIRNPLKDPIGAFEGFLDLIGEVSRYSALSLRLFGNCFAGEILLIIIGALTSYFSVAALPVFMGFELFIGFIQAYVFFVLTVIFTALAIDSHGGQKAHPDHTSHFEHSPADTRLEKLSARE, from the coding sequence ATGATCAATAATTTTGCTGCACTCGATATTCACATCAGCCTTGCGTCACAGGCGCTGTTTACAGTACTCGGCTTTCGTGTAACGAACTCTATGATGACTGGTGTGCTTAGCCTGGTTATTTTCCTTGCCGTATTTATCTACACGTCTCAAATGGTTAAACGAAATAAATACAATCGGTTTGTTGGCCTTATTCAGTGGGCGTTCGAAGGTATGTTGTCACAGGTAAATAGCATTATTCCTGATAAAAAACTGGCGCGTAAAATTACGCCTCTTGCCATGACGCTGTTCTTCTACGTACTTATCTCGTATTGGATGAGTATTCTGCCGGGACTCGATACGATCACCTACAATGGTGTGCCAGTTCTTCGGAGTGTAGCGGCTGACATGAACTTCACATTTGCGATTGCTATCTTAGCTCTTGTTATTACACAGATTTACGCCATTCGTGCACACGGCCCAGTTGGCAACATAAAGCGCTACATTCGCAACCCGCTCAAGGACCCTATTGGCGCATTCGAAGGCTTTCTTGACCTGATCGGTGAGGTCTCGCGCTATTCTGCCCTATCGTTGCGTCTTTTCGGTAACTGTTTCGCTGGTGAAATCTTACTGATTATCATCGGCGCCCTTACGAGCTACTTCTCGGTGGCTGCTCTACCTGTGTTTATGGGTTTTGAGTTGTTCATCGGCTTTATTCAGGCGTATGTGTTCTTTGTCCTAACAGTTATCTTTACGGCGTTGGCCATCGATAGCCATGGAGGCCAAAAAGCACATCCAGATCATACATCCCATTTTGAACATTCCCCTGCTGATACACGTCTCGAAAAACTGTCAGCGCGAGAATGA
- a CDS encoding AtpZ/AtpI family protein, translating to MSTSQNDGDKKPVPPDTSTVVLLLGTIGDTTWRMFVPTIGLTILGLLADKFFHTTPWIMVTGIVLGAYLAYALVRRQIKKVKQDDQ from the coding sequence ATGAGCACATCACAAAATGATGGCGACAAAAAGCCTGTACCGCCGGACACATCGACGGTTGTTTTATTGCTTGGCACCATTGGTGACACGACGTGGCGGATGTTCGTTCCCACGATCGGTCTCACCATATTGGGCCTTCTTGCCGATAAATTCTTCCACACAACACCATGGATTATGGTTACCGGTATTGTCCTAGGGGCTTACCTTGCCTACGCACTTGTACGGCGTCAAATTAAAAAGGTAAAACAAGATGATCAATAA